Proteins from a single region of Harmonia axyridis chromosome 4, icHarAxyr1.1, whole genome shotgun sequence:
- the LOC123678735 gene encoding uncharacterized protein LOC123678735 translates to MSDPLTLKELEDVRYRMDVDSYLVLSESLVAFNLTDTTRIRYDATTKPCYNYKVLTMLKDNYGFKYHREFHLGGSGNHNTFVIALHESTSIPVGIKQYFIKKVLQAGLDALGPETKTQTHGIPQGICCDGTQSLKLFAEDAPTVWRRVDAFVRDKRTLANDIVESGEEAMHRNYNPDFKFYKVCFMYYRCKHGILAEPESVGETLQSIISSNNTTSILLVQLHFGTVLYHPTLPLFLHFPTALRKLSKAKEKTFYRCHDIQNGGYITCKSPFAEDRYENISYLQSYDPTYHMIRPHRKANMTLYTIFGEYRNCSKFVKGKTEFMKNFIKCQDHRLLQVGDGLKLRIEFVANFDGFEEALASLTPQSHFLTSIKDHFCVVRNGDDGVSENEECTLGTFRGDWRHHVESTGVKYLGNLIAAMASWKQSPTRDAVRRMYDAEIKLKYFNDGTTRLIDYGRLRKLLGRQSLTYIEEFDDDDDAANNNNNDDDDDEDNNNDDNDDNNEDDIEDIIDDEDDDDNDDNDNSNNDNDTNNNEQRGLLKYICTDEDSNHILSMSFRFQDIKIFYSTITMVWYRKYLQIYLRAADKYDYITRPHLVLMKAIAHMSYLQYGPHTNAWTRPTTKDFGTTHVLHALRRRRSSSGLRWRIIGRLDPRQVVSAIETPNHNSISLFLSATKSHPQYRQDLLRTYIYNNVNYFPAYPITKSLRGMI, encoded by the exons ATGTCCGACCCGTTGACGTTGAAAGAACTGGAGGATGTCCGCTATCGCATGGACGTcgattcatatttggtattgaGCGA ATCCCTGGTCGCTTTCAACCTGACTGACACAACACGCATCAGATACGATGCCACAACGAAACCCTGTTATAATTATAAGGTATTAACAATGTTAAAGGATAATTACGGTTTCAAATACCACCGTGAGTTCCACCTTGGAGGCTCAGGCAATCACAATACTTTCGTAATCGCATTGCACGAGTCGACCTCAATACCGGTCGGTatcaaacaatattttattaagAAAGTGCTGCAAGCCGGCCTGGACGCGCTGGGCCCAGAAACGAAGACCCAAACGCACGGCATACCGCAAGGTATATGCTGCGACGGGACGCAGTCGCTGAAATTATTTGCTGAAGACGCACCCACCGTTTGGCGACGAGTCGACGCCTTCGTCCGGGATAAACGGACGTTGGCGAACGACATCGTCGAAAGCGGTGAGGAAGCGATGCACCGGAATTATAATCCggattttaaattttacaaggTATGCTTCATGTATTACCGATGTAAGCACGGCATCTTAGCCGAACCGGAAAGCGTAGGCGAAACCTTACAATCGATAATATCATCGAACAACACGACGTCGATTCTTCTTGTTCAATTGCACTTTGGAACGGTACTGTACCACCCAACCCTACCTCTCTTTTTACATTTCCCTACGGCCCTTCGGAAATTATCGAAAGCTAAGGAAAAAACCTTCTACAGATGTCACGACATACAAAACGGCGGTTACATCACGTGTAAATCGCCTTTCGCCGAAGATCGATACGAAAACATCAGTTATCTCCAATCCTACGATCCGACATACCACATGATCAGACCGCATAGAAAAGCCAATATGACGTTATATACCATATTCGGTGAATATCGCAATTGCAGTAAGTTCGTCAAGGGGAAGacggaatttatgaaaaacttCATTAAATGCCAGGATCACAGACTGCTACAAGTTGGTGACGGTCTAAAATTGCGAATAGAATTCGTGGCAAATTTCGACGGGTTCGAAGAGGCCCTGGCCTCACTAACGCCGCAATCGCATTTTTTGACCTCGATCAAAGATCATTTTTGTGTCGTTCGTAACGGCGACGACGGCGTATCGGAGAATGAAGAGTGCACCTTAGGCACTTTCCGTGGTGATTGGCGACACCACGTAGAGAGCACAGGCGTCAAATACCTCGGGAACCTGATCGCCGCCATGGCGTCTTGGAAGCAATCACCAACTCGCGACGCCGTCAGACGCATGTACGACGCAGAAATCAAACTGAAGTACTTCAATGACGGAACGACGAGACTTATAGACTACGGACGATTACGTAAACTTCTAGGCCGCCAAAGTCTCACTTACATAGAGGAGTTCGACGACGACGACGACGCCgccaacaacaacaacaacgaCGACGACGACGACGAAGACAACAACAACGACGACAATGACGACAACAACGAAGACGACATCGAAGACATCATCGACGACGAAGACGACGACGATAACGACGACAACGATAACAGCAACAACGATAACGATACCAACAACAACGAACAACGTGGCTTACTCAAATATATCTGTACGGACGAGGACAGCAACCATATTTTATCTATGAGTTTCAGATTTCAAGATATTAAGATATTCTATTCCACCATAACGATGGTGTGGTACCGCAAGTACTTACAGATATATTTGCGTGCGGCCGACAAATACGACTATATCACTCGACCCCACCTAGTACTGATGAAAGCCATCGCCCACATGTCTTACCTACAATACGGACCGCATACTAATGCGTGGACACGACCGACAACTAAAGACTTTGGCACCACTCACGTACTCCACGCTTTACGTCGACGACGGTCCTCTAGTGGCCTTCGTTGGCGAATAATCGGCAGACTCGATCCTCGGCAAGTGGTGTCGGCGATCGAGACGCCGAATCACAATAGCATTTCCCTTTTTCTATCAGCCACCAAAAGCCACCCACAATACCGACAAGACCTTCTACGCACCTACATATACAATAACGTAAACTACTTTCCAGCATATCCCATCACAAAGTCACTTCGCGGAATGATCTGA
- the LOC123678176 gene encoding neuroguidin produces METTEDLSLDQDVPEPNQDLQATLSLLDEINTSTENVTQLVDNMIRKVKNGELSTDQGLSFLEMKNMMLLSYLINITYFNSLKCSGKKIENDICIDRLIEIRTVLEKIRPIDQKLKFQIERLVKSSRDGISMDDSKKHKANVGNAENLDDNDDEDIESDDDQESGDGEESVPKSKKGIYVPPKLSAVHYPGDENAHERNRRLQEKSKKHALSSALLQDLCEEYLDTPLELHQSSRAQQILTKQQKERQEYEEEYMTRLPVSKSEKHDRRKLTTLGVLGSEITNYGDSKSVNKKKRKYTPKGKGKSSKRKKFSH; encoded by the exons ATGGAAACAACGGAAGATTTAAGTCTC GATCAAGATGTTCCGGAGCCAAATCAAGATCTTCAGGCGACACTTTCTTTATTGGACGAAATAAATACAAGTACCGAAAATGTAACTCAATTGGTTGATAATATGATTCGTAAAGTTAAAAATGGAGAATTGTCTACAGATCAAGGTTTAAGCTTTCTAGAAATGAAGAACATGATGCTCCTAAGTTATCTTATCAacattacatatttcaattcccTTAAATGTTCaggaaagaaaattgaaaatgatatcTGTATAGACAGATTGATAGAAATACGAACCGTTTTGGAGAAAATAAGACCAATAGAtcaaaagttgaaatttcaaatagaaaGATTAGTGAAATCTTCCCGAGATGGTATCTCAATGGATGATTCCAAAAAACATAAAGCTAATGTAGGCAATGCGGAGAATTTAGATGACAATGATGATGAAGACATAGAGAGTGATGATGATCAAGAGTCTGGTGATGGTGAAGAGTCTGTACCAAAAAGTAAAAAGGGGATTTATGTACCTCCAAAATTATCAGCGGTTCATTATCCAG GTGATGAAAATGCTCATGAAAGGAACAGAAGGCTTCAGGAGAAATCCAAGAAACACGCATTATCGTCAGCCCTTCTACAGGATCTCTGTGAAGAATATTTAGACACTCCTCTTGAACTCCATCAAAGCAGCAGAGCGCAGCAGATCTTAACCAAGCAACAGAAGGAGCGACAAGAATACGAGGAAGAATATATGACTCGTCTTCCAGTAAGTAAGTCAGAAAAGCATGACAGGCGCAAGTTGACTACTTTGGGAGTATTAGGCTCAGAAATTACTAACTATGGCGACTCAAAATCAGTGAATAAGAAAAAGCGAAAATATACACCTAAAGGTAAAGGAAAAAGTTCCAAAAGAAAGAAGTTTTCACACTGA